In Zingiber officinale cultivar Zhangliang chromosome 3B, Zo_v1.1, whole genome shotgun sequence, a single window of DNA contains:
- the LOC122055785 gene encoding rRNA (cytosine-C(5))-methyltransferase NOP2C-like isoform X1: MSSLQRNHSDKARHLRHSTEGFRCFSEICYQNLTGRSVGSKEMLPSLCDEQKTGALPLPDAFLHFLEANGLDPSIYTKAETVPRYIRVKPGFESQLLEIEDELNCKLEKITWLPDFFAIPPQIQIAGSEAYQEGKIYGMDAASGAAVSALNILPGDHVLDLCAAPGAKLCMLAELLGYSGSLTGVDIARQRLAACRTMLQKYSLGDRCRLFVADGTSFSLLPLKSYPETRQCIGHDGNSIGMSSKNSPDIFAEWTGKRSWRERKKTIKAGNTAASNQIQSTPELIFYGRHSGVIGLRRTELFHTVEVPSTSGYDKVLVDAECTHDGSLKHIQKFENWGWETLERRVLDVKRMDSLHHLQLQLLTNGFRLLRVGGTLVYSTCSLTVAQNEDVVKQFLLRNSSAELQHVEAATDWPCRSGGIPGTLRFDPKTSQTSGLFIAKFTRLAS; encoded by the exons ATGAGCTCACTTCAAAGAAATCATTCAGACAAGGCTCGACATCTCAGGCATTCAACTGAG GGTTTTAGGTGCTTTAGCGAGATCTGTTATCAGAATTTGACAGGACGCTCAGTGGGTTCAAAAGAGATGCTTCCATCCCTTTGTGACGAGCAGAAAACTGGCGCCTTACCTTTGCCGGATGCATTTCTTCATTTTCTAGAGGCGAATGGGCTGGACCCGTCCATTTATACCAAGGCGGAGACTGTTCCGCGCTACATAAG ggtaaaaccagGATTTGAGTCCCAGCTTTTGGAGATAGAAGATGAGCTCAATTGTAAGCTTGAGAAAATCACATGGCTCCCAGATTTCTTTGCCATCCCACCTCAGATTCAAATTGCTGGCTCCGAGGCATACCAAGAGGGAAAG ATCTATGGGATGGATGCAGCCTCTGGAGCTGCCGTTTCAGCTTTGAATATCTTACCAGGAGATCATGTTCTTGATCTGTGTGCAGCGCCAG GTGCAAAGCTTTGCATGCTGGCAGAACTTCTTGGTTACTCTGGTTCGCTGACTGGTGTTGACATTGCTAGACAACGTCTGGCTGCTTGTCGTACAATGTTGCAGAAATATTCCTTAGGAGATCGTTGCCGACTCTTTGTTGCTGATGGAACATCATTTTCTCTTTTACCATTGAAGTCTTATCCTGAAACAAGACAATGTA TTGGACATGATGGTAACTCCATAGGGATGTCTAGCAAGAACAGCCCTGATATCTTTGCCGAGTGGACTGGCAAGAGATCAtggagagagagaaagaaaactattAAGGCTGGAAATACTGCTGCTTCAAATCAAATTCAATCAACACCAGAACTGATTTTCTATGGTAGACATTCTGGCGTGATTGGATTACGTAGAACTGAGTTATTTCACACAGTAGAAGTGCCATCAACTTCTGGCTATGACAAG GTTCTTGTGGATGCAGAGTGCACACATGATGGATCCTTAAAACACATTCAAAAGTTTGAGAATTGGGGATGGGAAACATTAGAACGTCGTGTACTTGATGTGAAAAGAATGGACTCCCTGCACCACCTTCAG CTACAATTACTGACAAATGGTTTCAGATTACTAAGAGTTGGTGGAACATTGGTCTACAGCACCTGCAG TTTAACAGTTGCCCAAAATGAGGACGTGGTGAAGCAATTCCTATTGCGAAATTCTTCAGCTG
- the LOC122055785 gene encoding rRNA (cytosine-C(5))-methyltransferase NOP2C-like isoform X2: MSSLQRNHSDKARHLRHSTEGFRCFSEICYQNLTGRSVGSKEMLPSLCDEQKTGALPLPDAFLHFLEANGLDPSIYTKAETVPRYIRVKPGFESQLLEIEDELNCKLEKITWLPDFFAIPPQIQIAGSEAYQEGKIYGMDAASGAAVSALNILPGDHVLDLCAAPGAKLCMLAELLGYSGSLTGVDIARQRLAACRTMLQKYSLGDRCRLFVADGTSFSLLPLKSYPETRQFGHDGNSIGMSSKNSPDIFAEWTGKRSWRERKKTIKAGNTAASNQIQSTPELIFYGRHSGVIGLRRTELFHTVEVPSTSGYDKVLVDAECTHDGSLKHIQKFENWGWETLERRVLDVKRMDSLHHLQLQLLTNGFRLLRVGGTLVYSTCSLTVAQNEDVVKQFLLRNSSAELQHVEAATDWPCRSGGIPGTLRFDPKTSQTSGLFIAKFTRLAS; this comes from the exons ATGAGCTCACTTCAAAGAAATCATTCAGACAAGGCTCGACATCTCAGGCATTCAACTGAG GGTTTTAGGTGCTTTAGCGAGATCTGTTATCAGAATTTGACAGGACGCTCAGTGGGTTCAAAAGAGATGCTTCCATCCCTTTGTGACGAGCAGAAAACTGGCGCCTTACCTTTGCCGGATGCATTTCTTCATTTTCTAGAGGCGAATGGGCTGGACCCGTCCATTTATACCAAGGCGGAGACTGTTCCGCGCTACATAAG ggtaaaaccagGATTTGAGTCCCAGCTTTTGGAGATAGAAGATGAGCTCAATTGTAAGCTTGAGAAAATCACATGGCTCCCAGATTTCTTTGCCATCCCACCTCAGATTCAAATTGCTGGCTCCGAGGCATACCAAGAGGGAAAG ATCTATGGGATGGATGCAGCCTCTGGAGCTGCCGTTTCAGCTTTGAATATCTTACCAGGAGATCATGTTCTTGATCTGTGTGCAGCGCCAG GTGCAAAGCTTTGCATGCTGGCAGAACTTCTTGGTTACTCTGGTTCGCTGACTGGTGTTGACATTGCTAGACAACGTCTGGCTGCTTGTCGTACAATGTTGCAGAAATATTCCTTAGGAGATCGTTGCCGACTCTTTGTTGCTGATGGAACATCATTTTCTCTTTTACCATTGAAGTCTTATCCTGAAACAAGACAAT TTGGACATGATGGTAACTCCATAGGGATGTCTAGCAAGAACAGCCCTGATATCTTTGCCGAGTGGACTGGCAAGAGATCAtggagagagagaaagaaaactattAAGGCTGGAAATACTGCTGCTTCAAATCAAATTCAATCAACACCAGAACTGATTTTCTATGGTAGACATTCTGGCGTGATTGGATTACGTAGAACTGAGTTATTTCACACAGTAGAAGTGCCATCAACTTCTGGCTATGACAAG GTTCTTGTGGATGCAGAGTGCACACATGATGGATCCTTAAAACACATTCAAAAGTTTGAGAATTGGGGATGGGAAACATTAGAACGTCGTGTACTTGATGTGAAAAGAATGGACTCCCTGCACCACCTTCAG CTACAATTACTGACAAATGGTTTCAGATTACTAAGAGTTGGTGGAACATTGGTCTACAGCACCTGCAG TTTAACAGTTGCCCAAAATGAGGACGTGGTGAAGCAATTCCTATTGCGAAATTCTTCAGCTG
- the LOC122054652 gene encoding uncharacterized protein LOC122054652 has product MAGKSSQLVKYSQLAKSPQLWYETTPSTYTKDEDRSTIRMTFKIPHDHRIRIPRSDQRPHVPPDGYTTFFHGQLAGGLRFPVPSFFTEVSEYFRIPLQQFTPNSFRLLCGVVIIFRCYHLPLNPVTFHYFFYPKTWTVGVFYFAARPSSKFLEQYPKSPTRWKTRYFFVKPACPFTWPIGWQRELPPQPYLGNFKDDDTYQAAADVLIDLHFDGNLLLEESLLFYYGLSPIEAEFKQPLADTMLRASCNKHMKWSRARLSAPEDSPATDPSTSAKLAPPRPSMSPKVVSSGESEEQFQFEFQPRKRSRDLKQSAEASSSRPSASPSVTPPSPVAPQPLSAQPTTPRESVPPTSPSSSTIPGISTGHDVPRRRRSPPLVNSLWEQIMATEEEAAKNKSLPALCDSMVETNIKLLAEQRELTTRGPYLMERYRAMKAMADECQAQLENKNQELEASKAETARHKAEAAAHTEQIARLLAKLQESKQRRLASERREAEERGRRERLAAEVETLKEQLSNYKVGEESQWASKKKAFLSSVEFYDILGARTVLMLKYGFEGAIRQVQKAGHLPKGTSLDFLDLQKVLDSIPDDLLAD; this is encoded by the exons ATGGCCGGAAAATCTTCCCAGCTAGTAAAATATTCCCAGCTCGCAAAATCTCCCCAACTCTGGTATGAGACCACACCATCCACCTACACCAAAGACGAGGATAGATCGACAATCAGAATGACTTTCAAAATTCCTCACGACCATCGAATCCGGATACCCCGATCAGATCAGCGTCCTCATGTACCACCGGATGGTTACACCACTTTCTTCCACGGGCAACTCGCCGGTGGTTTGCGTTTTCCTGTGCCCTCGTTCTTTACTGAGGTGTCCGAGTATTTTCGAATTCCGCTGCAGCAGTTTACTCCCAACTCCTTCCGACTTCTATGTGGTGTAGTCATTATCTTCCGATGTTATCATCTCCCGCTCAATCCAGTAACATTTCATTACTTCTTTTATCCCAAAACATGGACAGTCGGGGTCTTTTACTTTGCAGCCCGACCGTCGTCCAAATTCCTAGAACAATATCCCAAATCCCCTACGAGATGGAAGACCCGTTACTTTTTTGTCAAACCTGCCTGTCCATTTACTTGGCCAATCGGTTGGCAAAGGGAGCTTCCTCCCCAACCTTATCTAGGCAACTTTAAGGATGATGATACCTATCAGGCTGCGGCAGACGTATTGATCGACCTCCATTTTGATGGGAACCTCCTGTTGGAGGAAAGCTTGCTCTTCTACTATGGCCTGAGTCCTATAGAGGCAGAATTCAAGCAGCCCCTGG CCGACACCATGCTGCGAGCCTCATGCAACAAGCATATGAAGTGGAGTCGGGCTCGTCTGTCAGCCCCAGAGGATTCACCTGCCACTGATCCGAGTACTTCTGCTAAACTCGCGCCACCGCGACCATCCATGTCGCCAAAGGTCGTGTCCTCGGGCGAGTCGGAGGAGCAATTCCAATTCGAATTCCAACCTCGCAAAAGGAGTCGGGATTTGAAGCAATCAGCAGAGGCGAGTTCTTCTCGTCCGTCAGCTAGTCCAAGTGTAACGCCACCATCACCCGTCGCGCCGCAACCACTAAGTGCCCAACCTACAACACCTCGAGAATCGGTTCCTCCGACCAGCCCTAGCTCGTCGACCATACCGGGTATTTCCACCGGCCACGACGTTCCTCGCCGACGTCGATCTCCTCCATTGGTAAATAGTCTGTGGGAGCAGATCATGGCGACAGAGGAAGAAGCGGCCAAGAACAAGTCGCTCCCGGCGTTGTGCGACTCAATGGTAGAGACTAACATTAAG CTCTTGGCAGAACAACGAGAACTCACAACCCGCGGGCCCTACTTGATGGAGAGATATCGGGCAATGAAGGCGATGGCGGACGAGTGTCAGGCGCAGCTCGAGAATAAGAACCAGGAGTTGGAGGCGTCGAAGGCAGAGACAGCCCGGCACAAGGCGGAGGCGGCTGCTCACACGGAGCAAATTGCCCGACTCCTAGCCAAACTGCAGGAATCAAAACAGCGCCGGCTTGCGAGCGAACGGAGGGAGGCAGAAGAAAGAGGACGGCGAGAGCGGTTGGCGGCCGAGGTCGAGACTCTGAAGGAGCAGCTGTCCAATTATAAAGTCGGCGAAGAAAGTCAGTGGGCTAGTAAGAAGAAGGCGTTCTTGTCTTCAGTCGAGTTCTACGATATACTCGGTGCTCGTACTGTCTTGATGCTCAAGTACGGTTTCGAAGGAGCGATACGACAAGTCCAGAAGGCCGGGCACCTGCCCAAAGGGACATCACTGGATTTTCTTGATCTTCAGAAAGTTTTGGATAGCATCCCGGACGACCTCCTAGCCGACTAG
- the LOC122055787 gene encoding uncharacterized protein LOC122055787 isoform X1, whose translation MAAKSSQLWYETTPSTYTEDDDRSRIRMAFKIPHDHRIRIPRSDQRPHVPPDGFTTFFHEQLVGGLRFPVPSFFTEVSEYFRIPLQQLTPNSFKLLCAVVIIFRFHHLPLNPVTFHYFFYAKTIKVGVFYFTARLSSKFLKQDPKSHKSWKSWKTRYFFVKPACPFTWPIGWQRELPPQPYLGNFKDDDTYQAAADVLIDLHFDGNLLLEESLLFYYGLSPIETQLKQPLADIMLRASCNKHMKWSRARLSAPEDSPATDPSTSAKLAPPRPSMSPKVVSSGESEEQFQFEFQPRKRSRDLKQSAEASSSRQSASPSLTPPSPVTPQPTTPRESAPPTSPSSSTIPGISSGDDVPRRRRSPPLVNSLWEQIMATEEEAAKNKSLPALCDSMVETNIKLLAEQRELTTRGPYLMERYRAMKAMADECQAQLENKNKELEASKAETAQLKTEAAAHTEQIARLLAKLQESKQRRLASELREAEERGRRERLAAEVENLKEQRSNYKVGEETQWASKKKAFLSSVEFYDILGARTVLMLKYGFEGAIRQVQKVGHLPKGTSLDFLDLQKVLDSIPDDLLAD comes from the exons ATGGCCGCAAAATCTTCCCAGCTTTGGTACGAGACCACACCATCCACCTACACCGAAGACGACGATAGATCGAGAATTAGAATGGCTTTCAAAATTCCGCACGACCATCGAATCCGGATACCCCGATCAGATCAACGCCCTCATGTACCGCCGGATGGTTTTACCACTTTCTTCCACGAGCAGCTCGTCGGTGGTTTGCGTTTTCCTGTGCCCTCGTTCTTTACTGAGGTGTCCGAGTATTTCCGAATTCCGCTACAGCAGTTAACTCCCAACTCCTTCAAACTTCTGTGTGCTGTAGTCATTATCTTCCGATTTCATCATCTCCCGCTCAATCCAGTAACATTTCATTACTTCTTTTATGCCAAAACAATCAAAGTCGGGGTCTTTTACTTTACTGCCCGACTATCGTCCAAATTCCTAAAACAAGATCCCAAATCCCATAAGAGTTGGAAGTCATGGAAGACCCGTTACTTTTTTGTCAAACCTGCCTGTCCATTTACTTGGCCAATCGGTTGGCAAAGGGAGCTTCCTCCCCAACCTTATCTAGGCAACTTTAAGGATGATGATACCTATCAGGCTGCGGCAGACGTATTGATCGACCTCCATTTTGATGGGAACCTCCTGTTGGAGGAAAGCTTGCTCTTCTACTATGGCCTGAGTCCTATAGAGACACAACTCAAGCAGCCCCTGG CCGACATCATGCTGCGAGCCTCGTGCAACAAGCATATGAAGTGGAGTCGGGCTCGTCTGTCAGCCCCAGAGGATTCACCTGCCACTGATCCGAGTACTTCTGCTAAACTCGCGCCACCGCGACCATCCATGTCGCCAAAGGTCGTGTCCTCGGGCGAGTCGGAGGAGCAATTCCAATTCGAATTCCAACCTCGCAAAAGGAGTCGGGATTTGAAGCAATCAGCAGAGGCGAGTTCTTCTCGTCAGTCAGCTAGTCCAAGTCTAACGCCACCATCACCCGTCACACCGCAACCTACAACACCTCGAGAATCGGCCCCTCCGACCAGCCCTAGCTCGTCGACCATACCGGGTATTTCCTCCGGCGACGACGTTCCTCGCCGACGTCGATCTCCTCCATTGGTAAATAGTCTGTGGGAGCAGATCATGGCGACAGAGGAAGAAGCGGCCAAGAACAAGTCGCTCCCGGCGTTGTGCGACTCAATGGTAGAGACTAACATTAAG CTCTTGGCAGAACAACGAGAACTCACAACCCGCGGGCCCTACTTGATGGAGAGATATCGGGCAATGAAGGCGATGGCGGACGAGTGTCAGGCGCAGCTCGAGAATAAGAACAAGGAGTTGGAGGCGTCGAAGGCAGAGACAGCCCAGCTCAAGACGGAGGCGGCTGCTCACACGGAGCAAATTGCCCGACTCCTAGCCAAACTGCAGGAATCAAAACAGCGCCGGCTTGCGAGCGAACTGAGGGAGGCAGAAGAAAGAGGACGGCGAGAGCGGTTGGCAGCCGAGGTCGAGAATCTGAAGGAGCAGCGGTCCAATTATAAAGTCGGCGAAGAAACTCAGTGGGCTAGTAAGAAGAAGGCGTTCTTGTCTTCAGTCGAGTTCTACGATATACTCGGCGCTCGTACTGTCTTGATGCTCAAGTACGGTTTCGAAGGAGCGATACGACAAGTCCAGAAGGTCGGGCACCTGCCCAAAGGGACATCACTGGATTTTCTTGATCTTCAGAAAGTTTTGGATAGCATCCCGGACGACCTGCTAGCCGACTAG
- the LOC122055787 gene encoding uncharacterized protein LOC122055787 isoform X2 translates to MAAKSSQLWYETTPSTYTEDDDRSRIRMAFKIPHDHRIRIPRSDQRPHVPPDGFTTFFHEQLVGGLRFPVPSFFTEVSEYFRIPLQQLTPNSFKLLCAVVIIFRFHHLPLNPVTFHYFFYAKTIKVGVFYFTARLSSKFLKQDPKSHKSWKSWKTRYFFVKPACPFTWPIGWQRELPPQPYLGNFKDDDTYQAAADVLIDLHFDGNLLLEESLLFYYGLSPIETQLKQPLADIMLRASCNKHMKWSRARLSAPEDSPATDPSTSAKLAPPRPSMSPKVVSSGESEEQFQFEFQPRKRSRDLKQSAEASSSRQSASPSLTPPSPVTPQPTTPRESAPPTSPSSSTIPGISSGDDVPRRRRSPPLVNSLWEQIMATEEEAAKNKSLPALCDSMLLAEQRELTTRGPYLMERYRAMKAMADECQAQLENKNKELEASKAETAQLKTEAAAHTEQIARLLAKLQESKQRRLASELREAEERGRRERLAAEVENLKEQRSNYKVGEETQWASKKKAFLSSVEFYDILGARTVLMLKYGFEGAIRQVQKVGHLPKGTSLDFLDLQKVLDSIPDDLLAD, encoded by the exons ATGGCCGCAAAATCTTCCCAGCTTTGGTACGAGACCACACCATCCACCTACACCGAAGACGACGATAGATCGAGAATTAGAATGGCTTTCAAAATTCCGCACGACCATCGAATCCGGATACCCCGATCAGATCAACGCCCTCATGTACCGCCGGATGGTTTTACCACTTTCTTCCACGAGCAGCTCGTCGGTGGTTTGCGTTTTCCTGTGCCCTCGTTCTTTACTGAGGTGTCCGAGTATTTCCGAATTCCGCTACAGCAGTTAACTCCCAACTCCTTCAAACTTCTGTGTGCTGTAGTCATTATCTTCCGATTTCATCATCTCCCGCTCAATCCAGTAACATTTCATTACTTCTTTTATGCCAAAACAATCAAAGTCGGGGTCTTTTACTTTACTGCCCGACTATCGTCCAAATTCCTAAAACAAGATCCCAAATCCCATAAGAGTTGGAAGTCATGGAAGACCCGTTACTTTTTTGTCAAACCTGCCTGTCCATTTACTTGGCCAATCGGTTGGCAAAGGGAGCTTCCTCCCCAACCTTATCTAGGCAACTTTAAGGATGATGATACCTATCAGGCTGCGGCAGACGTATTGATCGACCTCCATTTTGATGGGAACCTCCTGTTGGAGGAAAGCTTGCTCTTCTACTATGGCCTGAGTCCTATAGAGACACAACTCAAGCAGCCCCTGG CCGACATCATGCTGCGAGCCTCGTGCAACAAGCATATGAAGTGGAGTCGGGCTCGTCTGTCAGCCCCAGAGGATTCACCTGCCACTGATCCGAGTACTTCTGCTAAACTCGCGCCACCGCGACCATCCATGTCGCCAAAGGTCGTGTCCTCGGGCGAGTCGGAGGAGCAATTCCAATTCGAATTCCAACCTCGCAAAAGGAGTCGGGATTTGAAGCAATCAGCAGAGGCGAGTTCTTCTCGTCAGTCAGCTAGTCCAAGTCTAACGCCACCATCACCCGTCACACCGCAACCTACAACACCTCGAGAATCGGCCCCTCCGACCAGCCCTAGCTCGTCGACCATACCGGGTATTTCCTCCGGCGACGACGTTCCTCGCCGACGTCGATCTCCTCCATTGGTAAATAGTCTGTGGGAGCAGATCATGGCGACAGAGGAAGAAGCGGCCAAGAACAAGTCGCTCCCGGCGTTGTGCGACTCAATG CTCTTGGCAGAACAACGAGAACTCACAACCCGCGGGCCCTACTTGATGGAGAGATATCGGGCAATGAAGGCGATGGCGGACGAGTGTCAGGCGCAGCTCGAGAATAAGAACAAGGAGTTGGAGGCGTCGAAGGCAGAGACAGCCCAGCTCAAGACGGAGGCGGCTGCTCACACGGAGCAAATTGCCCGACTCCTAGCCAAACTGCAGGAATCAAAACAGCGCCGGCTTGCGAGCGAACTGAGGGAGGCAGAAGAAAGAGGACGGCGAGAGCGGTTGGCAGCCGAGGTCGAGAATCTGAAGGAGCAGCGGTCCAATTATAAAGTCGGCGAAGAAACTCAGTGGGCTAGTAAGAAGAAGGCGTTCTTGTCTTCAGTCGAGTTCTACGATATACTCGGCGCTCGTACTGTCTTGATGCTCAAGTACGGTTTCGAAGGAGCGATACGACAAGTCCAGAAGGTCGGGCACCTGCCCAAAGGGACATCACTGGATTTTCTTGATCTTCAGAAAGTTTTGGATAGCATCCCGGACGACCTGCTAGCCGACTAG